A genome region from Acidobacteriota bacterium includes the following:
- a CDS encoding Fe-S cluster assembly scaffold IscU: MAYSNKVIDHYNNPRNVGTLDKSSSDVGTGLVGAPECGDVMRLQIKVNPDTQVIEEAKFKTFGCGSAIASSSLATEWIKGKKVEDALAIRNTDIVKELSLPPVKIHCSVLAEDAIRAAIGDWKKKHASAEPVTVETAQAKA; the protein is encoded by the coding sequence ATGGCATACAGCAATAAGGTGATCGACCACTACAACAACCCCCGCAACGTCGGCACGCTCGACAAGAGCAGCAGCGATGTTGGCACCGGGCTCGTGGGAGCGCCGGAGTGTGGCGACGTGATGCGCCTGCAGATCAAGGTCAATCCTGACACCCAGGTCATCGAAGAGGCGAAGTTCAAGACCTTCGGCTGTGGCTCGGCCATTGCTTCGTCATCGCTCGCCACGGAGTGGATCAAAGGCAAGAAAGTCGAAGACGCCCTCGCGATCAGGAACACCGACATCGTGAAGGAGCTCTCGCTGCCTCCAGTGAAGATTCACTGTTCCGTGCTGGCCGAAGACGCCATCCGCGCCGCGATCGGGGATTGGAAGAAGAAGCACGCGTCGGCCGAGCCGGTTACGGTCGAGACCGCTCAAGCGAAAGCCTAG
- a CDS encoding transcriptional regulator, translating into MLKLTKKADYGLIAVKHLAELGPNGSCSAKDIAEAYRLPAEALAKILQKLAKAKLLVSHHGSNGGYALARDARQISALEVIRAIDGPLFITSCLPYDTGGCEQSGCCTVREPLRQVNESIRALLNDIKISDMRDSRQRHATAAPSTQLEDLVTLR; encoded by the coding sequence ATGCTGAAGCTTACAAAGAAGGCCGATTACGGACTGATCGCCGTGAAGCACCTGGCAGAGCTAGGCCCGAACGGGTCATGCAGCGCTAAGGATATCGCTGAGGCTTACCGCCTGCCTGCTGAGGCCCTCGCCAAGATTCTGCAGAAGCTGGCGAAGGCGAAGCTGCTGGTGTCGCATCACGGAAGCAACGGAGGCTATGCCCTCGCTCGCGATGCGCGGCAGATTTCCGCGCTGGAAGTGATTCGTGCGATCGACGGTCCGCTCTTTATTACATCGTGCCTGCCGTATGACACCGGCGGATGCGAGCAGAGCGGATGCTGCACTGTACGCGAGCCGCTGCGGCAGGTAAACGAAAGTATCCGGGCACTGCTCAACGACATCAAGATTTCAGACATGCGCGACTCGCGGCAGCGGCATGCGACCGCGGCGCCAAGCACGCAATTAGAGGATTTAGTTACTTTGCGCTGA
- a CDS encoding IscS subfamily cysteine desulfurase, whose product MSTTAVATPTNGNAHASVKLPIYMDNHATTPVDPRVVQAMLPYYTEHFGNAASRNHQFGWEAEQAVETAREQIAKLVGATAKEIIFTSGATESDNLAIKGVAEMYREKGNHIITAATEHKAVLDTCKRLEKNGYRVTYLPVGADGLINLEDLKRAIDEKTILVTIMYANNEIGVLQPVAEIGKLCHEKGVLFHTDAVQAIGKVPVNVIKDNIDLMSITAHKLYGPKGVGALYVRRKNPRVQITAQIDGGGHERGMRSGTLNVPNIVGLGKACELAMNEMAEESKRLAYLRDRLKKKLEDNLDEIHINGSMEHRLPGNLNMSFVYVEGESLLMGINDIAVSSGSACTSATLEPSYVLKALGLGDDVAHSSIRFGIGRFNTEAEIDYVADKLIDTVKKLRELSPLYEMVKEGIDLKKIQWATEGH is encoded by the coding sequence ATGAGTACAACGGCAGTTGCGACCCCCACTAACGGAAATGCGCATGCTTCGGTAAAGCTGCCCATCTACATGGACAACCACGCCACCACGCCGGTCGACCCGCGGGTGGTGCAGGCGATGCTTCCTTATTACACCGAGCACTTCGGCAACGCGGCCAGCCGCAATCATCAATTCGGATGGGAAGCCGAGCAGGCGGTCGAAACCGCGCGCGAGCAGATCGCGAAACTGGTGGGCGCCACTGCGAAGGAGATCATCTTTACCTCAGGTGCGACCGAGAGCGACAACCTCGCCATTAAGGGCGTTGCGGAGATGTATCGCGAGAAGGGCAACCACATCATTACTGCCGCGACGGAGCACAAGGCGGTGCTGGATACCTGTAAGCGCCTGGAGAAGAATGGGTATCGCGTCACCTATCTACCGGTAGGCGCCGATGGACTTATCAATCTCGAAGATCTGAAGCGCGCGATCGACGAGAAGACAATTCTCGTCACCATCATGTACGCCAACAACGAAATCGGCGTGCTCCAGCCTGTCGCCGAGATCGGAAAGCTTTGCCATGAGAAAGGCGTGCTCTTCCACACAGATGCTGTGCAGGCGATCGGCAAAGTTCCGGTCAACGTGATTAAAGACAACATCGACCTGATGTCGATCACAGCGCACAAACTCTACGGACCAAAGGGAGTGGGAGCGCTGTATGTCCGGCGCAAGAATCCGCGCGTGCAGATCACCGCGCAAATCGATGGTGGCGGTCATGAGCGCGGCATGCGCTCGGGGACCTTGAATGTTCCGAACATTGTCGGTCTGGGCAAAGCTTGCGAGCTCGCGATGAACGAGATGGCTGAAGAGTCAAAGCGTCTCGCGTACCTGCGCGACCGGCTGAAAAAGAAACTGGAAGACAATCTCGACGAGATTCACATCAACGGCTCGATGGAGCATCGCTTGCCCGGCAACTTGAATATGAGCTTCGTGTACGTGGAAGGCGAGTCCCTGTTGATGGGCATCAACGACATCGCAGTCTCCAGCGGATCGGCTTGCACCTCGGCGACGCTGGAACCCTCTTATGTATTAAAGGCGTTGGGCCTCGGCGATGACGTCGCGCATAGCTCGATCCGATTTGGTATTGGACGCTTCAACACTGAAGCCGAGATCGACTACGTAGCCGACAAGCTGATCGACACGGTCAAGAAGCTGCGCGAACTTTCACCGCTGTACGAGATGGTGAAGGAAGGCATCGATCTGAAGAAGATCCAGTGGGCCACCGAAGGACACTGA
- a CDS encoding iron-sulfur cluster assembly accessory protein, giving the protein MATTIDSPVLTPDNAAAGSKGVQITQRALAKIRAAMAKENVSPEQGGLRLGVSGGGCSGLSYQIRFDSKPRERDRVYEFEGIRVFVDPKSFIYLAGMILDWEESLMKQGFNFINPNSSKSCGCGSSFSA; this is encoded by the coding sequence ATGGCAACAACGATCGACAGTCCGGTACTCACGCCCGACAATGCTGCCGCCGGCAGCAAGGGCGTCCAGATCACGCAGCGCGCGCTGGCTAAGATTCGCGCTGCGATGGCGAAGGAGAACGTGTCGCCAGAGCAGGGTGGACTGCGCCTTGGTGTCTCTGGTGGCGGATGCTCGGGGTTGAGTTATCAGATTCGGTTCGACAGCAAGCCGCGTGAGCGCGACCGCGTATATGAGTTCGAGGGAATCCGCGTCTTCGTCGATCCTAAGTCATTTATTTATCTCGCGGGAATGATCCTGGATTGGGAAGAGTCGTTGATGAAGCAGGGCTTCAACTTCATCAATCCCAATTCGTCAAAGTCGTGCGGCTGCGGCTCATCGTTTTCTGCTTGA